The genomic window GCTATGACGGTCAAGTTGTCGTTTTAAACGGTTACAACAATGACCTGAATTCAAAACGAATTTATAATGAATGGTTAGCCCGTCACCAGGGCGAGGATGTTATTTCCGGATCAAAACAGGCCGACATGAAGGCGGCCATTGTTGAAGAGTTCAGGGACAGGGCCAGCATATTAATCGGGACTGAGGCTGCGGCCGAGGGAATCAACCTGCAGTTTTGTTCGTTGGTTGTAAACTATGACCTGCCCTGGAATCCCCAGCGCATCGAACAGCGTATTGGCCGCTGTCACAGATATGGACAGAAGAACGATGTTGTCGTGATTAACTTTTTAAATATTGCCAATGAAGCGGACAAGCGTGTTTATCAACTGCTCGATGAGAAATTCCGCCTGTTTGACGGCATATTCGGCGCATCTGATGAAGTGTTGGGCGCCATCGAATCGGGCATCGATTTTGAAAAACGCATTGCTGAAATTTACCAGACATGCCGTACCAGCGAAGAAATACAAGCGGCATTCGATGAGATCCAACGCGAACTTGAAGAAAAAATTCAAAGCAACATGGCACAAGCACGCCGGGTGCTGTTGGAAAACTTTGATGAGGAAGTTGCCGTGCGCTTGAAAACCTGTGAAAATGCTGCCAAAGAGACACTCTCCTTATATGAAAGATGGCTTTTTAACCTTGTCCGGTCAGAACTGCACGCCGATATTGAGCTCTGCGCCGGAGAACCCAGATTTTATTATTACGGCAACCTTGCCGACAAAGGATACTACCATCTGGACTGGAAAAAGGCGGAACAGTTAAAAGACCATTTTTTGCGCAAAGAGCATCCTCTTGCAGAAATGATTATCCAGCGGGCTCTTGAAAGAAAACTGCCTTATGCCAGGTTGACATTTGACTATACAAATTCAGAGCACAAGATAATTTATTTTGAGGAAATGAAGTCAAAATCCGGCTGGCTGATTGCTGATAAACTTACCAGCGAGGCCTTTGAGATTCAGGAACACCTGCTGTTGACATGTGTGGCCGATGACGGGACGGTAATTGACGAAGAACTTGCGGCAAAACTTTTTGAACTGCCTGTCAAAGAAAGTATAGAATTGGCAAAAGTAGAACTTACACAGGAGTTACAGGATAAACGTGCGAAGATAAAAGAAGAAATGCTCGCAAGAATCAGAAGGAATGACCTGGAGTATTTTCGCGAAGAATGTTCTAAGCTCGATGCCTGGGCGGATGACTTAAAACAGGGCCTGGAGCGGGAAATCAAGCTGATTGACCGTGAAATCTCACAGCTTAGAAAAGATGAACGTACGGCGGTGACTCTTGAACAGACCCTGGAAATAAGAAAACAGATTAATGCGTTGGAAAAGAAACGCCGCGAAAAAATACGGGATTTATACAAAGAACAAGACAGAATCGATGAAAAACGCGACGAATTACAGGCGAAAATCGAGCGCCAGTTACAGGGCAGGAGCTTTACCGAGGAACTGTTTGTAATTCGCTGGGTTTTAGAATAACGGAGGTAATTGTGATGAACGGAAAGCAAAAATTGGAACTGACCTGGATAGGGAAATATGATGAGATAAAGGTGGAACCAAGGATACTTTTAGAGGACAAGTCAAAAGGTTACGGCGACCCGAATACGGAGAACATGCTTATTCATGGGGATAACCTGCTTGCCCTGAAGGCTCTTGAGCAGGATTTTGCCGGTAAAATAAAATGTATATATATCGACCCGCCATATAATACGGGAAACGCCTTTGATCATTATGATGACAACTTGGAGCATTCAATTTGGCTGAATCTGATGAAACCGAGATTGGAGATTATTTATAATCTACTTGCGGATAACGGCAGCTTGTGGATATCCATTGATGACGACGAGTGCCATTATCTTAAAGTGCTTTGCGATGAAATATTCGGAAGGAGAAATTTTGTAGCAAATGTAATTTGGGAAAAAAAGTATTCCCCTCAGAATGATGCAAAATGGCTTTCGGATAGCCATGATCATATTTTGATTTACGCGAAAAATAAGGATGTATGGCGTCCTAACCTATTGCCGAGAACTGCCGAAATGGACAATAGATATAAAAACCCTGACAATGATCCAAGAGGGCCTTGGAAGTCGAGTGATTTATCTGTAAAAACGCCCAACCCACGTGATATTTATCCGATTACTACACCATCAGGAAGGATAGTAATGCCTCCTGAAAGTAGAAGCTGGGTTGTATCAAAGGAACGTTTTGAAGAATTGCTTAAAGATAATAGAATATGGTTTGGCCAAAATGGTAATAACGTACCTTCCCTAAAACGATTTTTATCTGAAGTTCAAGAAGGGATAGTATCAAAAACTATATGGTTCCGTTCTGAAGTTGGCGACAATCAAGAGGCAAAACGTGAGGTAAAAGCTTTTAACAATGACGACGTTTTTACAACTCCTAAACCCGAACGTCTTATCCAGCGTATTCTCACACTGGCCTCCAATCCCGGGGACTGGGTTCTTGACTCCTTCCTCGGTTCCGGTACCACCGCTGCTGTTGCCCACAAAATGGGTCGACGGTGGATAGGCATTGAGCTTGGCGACCACTGTTACACGCACTGTCTGCCCCGGCTTAAAGCGGTTGTGGACGGGGAACAGGGCGGCATATCCAAAGCCGTCAACTGGAAGGGCGGCGGGGGTTTCCGTTTCTTTGAACTTGCCCCGTCCCTGCTGAAAAAAGATAAATACGGCAACTGGGTTATCGATGAACGTTATAATGCCGATATGCTTGCGGCGGCCATGGCCAAACATCAGGGCTTTACTTATGCGCCTGATAGTGAAGTGTTCTGGAAACAGGGTTATTCTTACGAAAAGGATTATATTTTCACAACCACGCAATTTGTAACCCTGGAATACCTTGACCTCATCCACCAGGAGATGGCAGAGGATGAGTCGCTGTTAATCTGCTGCAAGGCATTTCAGGACGGAGCCGACCAGCGCTACGACAACATCAATGTCAGGAAAATTCCTCAGGTTCTCTTAAATAAATGTGATTTCGGCGTTGAGAGTTATAGTCTGAACATAGTCGGTCTTCCCGAAATAGACGAGGAGGCGGATGATCATGAATAAAAATACCCGCTATATCACCAACCGTCTGAAACTGCGCGAGCCCCAGGCCGAAAGTCTGGAGTTGTTTGAGCAACTATGTGACCGGCTGGAACTTAAAAAGGATATAAACCTTGAGATTGAGGCTGCTAAAGTCCATTATTTATGTCCTACTTTCAAGAGCTTTGAGCGTGATTTTCCGTCTATTTGCTTTGCGCTCGCCACCGGTGTGGGCAAAACAAGACTGATGGGTGCTTTTATTGCCTATCTTTATTATGAAAAAGGGATTAAAAACTTTTTTGTTATGGCGCCGAATCTTACTATTTACAACAAGCTTATTAAAGATTTTGGGGATATAAATAACCCGAAGTATGTTTTTCGTGGGCTGGATGCTTTTGTTACACCGCCCCGGATCATCCATGGCGAGAACTATGAATATTACCGCCAACAGGAATTGGGAACCAGTGGGATAACCATTAATGTCTTCAATATATCCAAACTCAATGCCGAAACCCGCAGCGGCAGGGAGCCGCGCATGAAGCGCCTTAACGAAGTGCTGGGGGACTCGTACTTTAACTATCTGGTCGAATTACCCGACCTTGTTCTGCTGATGGATGAGTCCCATCATTACCGCGCCGACCGGGGCATGGCGGTTATCAATGAATTGAAGCCGGTGCTCGGCATTGAAGTTACCGCTACTCCACAGGTTGAGAGGAGCGGCAGGAGTATTAAGTTCGAAAACGTTGTGTACGAATACTCTCTTGCTCACGCCCTGGAGGACGGAAAATTTGTCAAAGTGCCTGCAGTCGCTACCCGTAAAAACTTTGACCCGGAACAGTATTCTGACGATGAACTTGACCGTATTAAACTGATTGACGGTGTGAGGATACATATTGAGACCCAGGCCGAGCTCGAAAAATACGCCCGGGAAAACGGCAGGAAAATCATCAAGCCTTTTGTGTTGGTCGTTGCCAAGGATACTAATCATTCGGGCAAACTCAAAGATTTTATCTGTTCCGATGCCTTTTTTAAGGGATATTACAAGGATAAGGTATTGGAAATCCACTCCAACCAGACCGGAGCAGAAAAAGACGAGAATATAGAACAGTTGCTTTCGCTGGAAGAACCGGATAACAAAATTGAGATAGTTATTCACGTCAATATGCTGAAAGAGGGTTGGGACGTAACCAACCTTTATACCATCATTCCTTTACGCCGTTCCGCTTCGGAAACTTTAACCGAGCAGACTATCGGCAGGGGGCTACGTTTGCCATACGGTGAGCGTACAGGCGTGGATGCGGTGGACCGCCTGAATATTGTGCACCATGACAAATACGATGCTATTATCAATGCTGCTAATGATCCTAATTCCATTATCCGCAAATTAAATATTATTGAAGTAGATGATTCTACAACTCAAGACCGCAAAACAATTGTAGAATTGCCTTCAAGGGTAGAGGAAACCATAGGCGGCTATTCTTTTATGGAACAGATTAAACTTGGCATTCCGGATGACGCCGTGCCGACAGATGAACGAAAAAGCGAAGTTGCCAAAACTATTGCTCAGACTGCTTATAAAACGGTTATGGAATTGAACAAGCATGTCAAAACCTTTAGCGATGTCAAAAAACCGGAATACCGGAATTTAATCGTGGCAGCCGTTGTTCAGAAGACGAAGGAGTCGTTTCCCACAGTTGATTTCAATGATGAAGTAAAAAAGTGTATTGAAAAAGCTGTTGAGGAAGTTACACAGCTTGTGACTAATATCGTCATCCCTGTGCCGCGCGCTACTGTCCAGCAGGTGTTGGAGATTAAAGAAGGTTATTATGACTTCGACCTTGATACCAGAAACTTGAATTACCGTCCTTCTGACGACACTATCATTATAAAGGACTTAAAAGACGGAAAAATTGCCGTAATTAATTCCGATGGCAGCATAGGAAAAGAAGATACGCCCGAAAACATGATTGTGCAGGAAATCGTAATGACAAAGTCTGATGTTGACTACGAAAAGAATGCCGATTTATTGTTTAAGCTGGTCGGACAGGCAAAGGCCAAGTTTGCTACATATTTAAACCAGGATGAGATTAAAAAGGTTATGGTTACGAGAAAGCGAGACATTGCAGAATTTATTTACCTGCAGATGAGGGAGCATTTCTACAAGGAAGAAACCAGGTTTGAGGCATCCGACATGCTTCCGTTTACTAAAATTGAAGTCGGCTTCGGGGAAAAATATTCTGCCGATGAACTGTATGATTTCAGGACATATGTCCCGGCTGGAGAAATAAGGAGCAGAGTATTCAAGGGCTTTAAGAAGAGCTGTCATTCCCTTTACAAATTTGACAGCAGTACTGAAAAACAATTTGCTGTTATTTTGGAAGATGACGATTCGGTTGAAAAGTGGATGCGTCCGGCGAAAAAGCAGTTTAACATCTGGTGGGATAAATACAGCCGTCAGCAATATGAGCCTGATTTTGTAGTCGAAACCGCAGACTGCATTTACATGATAGAGATCAAAATGAGCGGTGAGATTGAGAGTGAAGTAGTACAGTTAAAAGCCCAAGCGGGCAAAAAATACTGTGCTGCGGCGACAGAGTTTAATGCTAAGCATGGCGGCAAGCCATGGAAATATCTGCTTATTCCGCATGATGTTGTTAAAGAAGGTGTCTTCTTTAACTGGCTGGCTAAACAGTTTGAAGTGTAATTCTGTACTCCAAACAAATACGACCCGGTGGAATAGTACAGCTTGTTTTTTTATAACTCAAATTGTATGAAAATTATGGTATAATTTAGGTGTACCTGTTAAATAAAGGTGCATTTTATTTTATTTTCAGGGGGTATTAAAACGATAATGTACCTTATCGATAAGAAAAACAACCGGATTTCCAAAATTGAAGAAAAAACCTTTTCAGAACTCGGATTTAAAGAGAGGGAACATCTGCAGGAGTGGCTGGCAAATGAACCAGCAATATTTGGGGAAGATTTGCTCATAATTCAAAAAGAATTTGACGGCTTTTCTGATACAAAGGAACGGCTTGACCTTTTAGCTCTGGATAAAGACGGCAACCTGGTGATTATTGAAAACAAGCTGGACGATTCCGGTCGGGATGTAACCTGGCAGGCGTTGAAATATGCATCTTATTGTTCCAGCTTATCCAAGGAAGAAATCAGAGTTATATTTCAGGACTACCTTACCAGTTGCGGAAGCGGAGAAACAGCGGAAGAAAAGCTTTGTGAATTTTATGGAAAGGAATACGATGAAATATCACTGAACAAAGGTACTGGACAACGAATTATTCTGGTTGCTGCTAAATTCAGGAAAGAGGTTACTTCCACTGTTTTATGGCTTATGAACTATAATATCCGTATCCAGTGTTTTCGTGTGACTCCTTATAAAAAAGATGACAAGTTGTTCCTTGATATTGAACAGATTATTCCAATGAAGGACGCTGAGGATTATGTGATTAAAATGGCCGAAAAAGCCCAGGATGATATCATGATTGAGAATAAATTAAAAAGTTCCGATGCGTTACGCTTAGAGTTCTGGACTGCTTTGCTCAAAGAGATGGCGAAGAAAAGTGACTTATTTAAGAATATCAGCCCCAAAAAAGATAATTGGATAAATGCAGGTTCAGGCATATCAGGAGTACCTTTCACATTCGCTATTTCAAAAGCGTATGCAAGAGTGGAACTTTACATAGATACAGGTGATAAAACTGAGAATAAGAAGCTGTTCGATTATTTACACCAAAGCAAAGAGGCTATCGAGACAGCTTTTGAAGAAGCATTGACCTGGGAACGGTTGGATGATAAAAGGGCAAGCCGGATAAGCTCCAGTATTGACAAAAACTCTTATGACAGGGAGAATTGGGATTTTATCATACCAGAACTAACGGAACGGATGGTGCGTTTTGAAAAGGCTCTGAGGGATTATCTGAAGAAATATAAGAAGTAAATGGATTTAGTGATATCAGGAGTGAAGAAAAATTGAGAATTGCTTTGATTTCATGCACCAGCAGAAAAAAAGCATATAAATGCCCGGCAAGAGACTTATATTCAGAAAGCCCGCGGTTTCGGTTGGCATATGCTTTGGCAAAGCTTGTTGCAGATAATATATTTATTCTTTCCGCAAAGTATGGCTTAGTGCCGGAGCATATGATTATTGAACCTTATAACGAAACCTTAAAAGAGAAAAGTGCCCAGGAACGTCGGGAATGGGGAGACATGGTACTAAACGAATTACGAAAAGTTTCCGACTTAAAACGCGATGAGTTTATTGTTTTGGCCGGCGAAGTTTATCAAGAAAATCTGCTGCCCCATTTGATTCATTTTTGGCTTCCTCTCAAAGGCAAGAGGCAAGGAGAATGGATTCCGGAGTTGGAGAGATTGATTAGCCTAGAAAAAGAAACAGAAAAAGTAGACGTTCTTCACATGATCTTCAATGGTCTACCACGACTTGATTGGACAATGATACACCGGATTCCCTATCGAAATGGGATATATATCATGTTTGAAAAGGGTGAAAGCTACCATGGCATGGACAGGATAGTTCGCGTAGGTACCCACCGAGGTCAAGACCGTTTGAAGAAAAGGTTAAGAGACCATTTTGTGAAAGAAGACGCTGATGGCAGTATTTTCCGTAAAAACATCGGTCGTGCTTTTTTGAATATGACTTCGGATCCATATTTACAAGTGTGGGAAATTGATATGCACAATTCTAAAAATGATAGAAACTATGGACACTTAATAAATGAAGAGCTTGAAACTGAACTTGAGGCAAAAATTAGCCAGTATTTAAGGGACAACATCACTTTTGTTTGTTTTCCGGTGGATGAAGAAGTGGAAAGGCTAAGGTTGGAAGAAGGTATTATTGCAACGCTTAACAGGAACCCATCGTTTGGTCCGAGTAACAATTGGCTGGGCTTGAAGAGCCCTGTGCCGGAGATTGCGAGTAGTGGTCTTTGGAATAGACAGGGTTTGGAGGGACAACCATTATCAGCTGAGGAATTAGGGCGAGTTAAGTGGCTTGCCAGATTTGGAAACGATAGTTACAGAAACAATACGGGGAGTAGGGCACGAGTACAAAGAGCGGTGAATCGTGTCAGAACGGTTGGAAAACCTCCTGATTCGGGGCGGAAAACGGCTGATGATGTAAGGCAGTACATAGATAAATTGTTTCAAGAAGCAAAGATGAGAGGCGAAGATTATATTGATTTGGTTTCAGGGGATATTCATAAGCAGTTGGGTATGAAAAACAGGATGCCGCAGGTGTGTAGAATTATGTATGAGAAAATGATACCAGGTGATGAAGTTTTACATACAACCCCGAGTGGTAAGAGTTCGACTATAAAAATCAGGTATAACTTAAGTAGAGGGGAGTGGTTATGTGAAACAAATAATGAATGATATCAATGATTTTTTATCTGGTAATAAAA from Biomaibacter acetigenes includes these protein-coding regions:
- a CDS encoding helicase-related protein; the encoded protein is MLLTATPLQNSLMELYGLVSIIDEHVFGDVKTYRDMYINIENEEIRNIFLRQRLQQFCKRTLRKQVTEYVRYTRRVSILQEYAPTKEEELLYNKVSEYLLSPKLYALPASQRKLMTLILRKLLASSSFAISGTLQALIVRLRHMLDGYDAELDIDDYDVLPEITDEWDDEKVEDFTEMLKDRQGISEELQKLTEYLELAQSIKFNAKGENLLIALKKGFEKSTELGAQRKAVIFTESKRTQDYLVNLLTNNGYDGQVVVLNGYNNDLNSKRIYNEWLARHQGEDVISGSKQADMKAAIVEEFRDRASILIGTEAAAEGINLQFCSLVVNYDLPWNPQRIEQRIGRCHRYGQKNDVVVINFLNIANEADKRVYQLLDEKFRLFDGIFGASDEVLGAIESGIDFEKRIAEIYQTCRTSEEIQAAFDEIQRELEEKIQSNMAQARRVLLENFDEEVAVRLKTCENAAKETLSLYERWLFNLVRSELHADIELCAGEPRFYYYGNLADKGYYHLDWKKAEQLKDHFLRKEHPLAEMIIQRALERKLPYARLTFDYTNSEHKIIYFEEMKSKSGWLIADKLTSEAFEIQEHLLLTCVADDGTVIDEELAAKLFELPVKESIELAKVELTQELQDKRAKIKEEMLARIRRNDLEYFREECSKLDAWADDLKQGLEREIKLIDREISQLRKDERTAVTLEQTLEIRKQINALEKKRREKIRDLYKEQDRIDEKRDELQAKIERQLQGRSFTEELFVIRWVLE
- a CDS encoding site-specific DNA-methyltransferase codes for the protein MNGKQKLELTWIGKYDEIKVEPRILLEDKSKGYGDPNTENMLIHGDNLLALKALEQDFAGKIKCIYIDPPYNTGNAFDHYDDNLEHSIWLNLMKPRLEIIYNLLADNGSLWISIDDDECHYLKVLCDEIFGRRNFVANVIWEKKYSPQNDAKWLSDSHDHILIYAKNKDVWRPNLLPRTAEMDNRYKNPDNDPRGPWKSSDLSVKTPNPRDIYPITTPSGRIVMPPESRSWVVSKERFEELLKDNRIWFGQNGNNVPSLKRFLSEVQEGIVSKTIWFRSEVGDNQEAKREVKAFNNDDVFTTPKPERLIQRILTLASNPGDWVLDSFLGSGTTAAVAHKMGRRWIGIELGDHCYTHCLPRLKAVVDGEQGGISKAVNWKGGGGFRFFELAPSLLKKDKYGNWVIDERYNADMLAAAMAKHQGFTYAPDSEVFWKQGYSYEKDYIFTTTQFVTLEYLDLIHQEMAEDESLLICCKAFQDGADQRYDNINVRKIPQVLLNKCDFGVESYSLNIVGLPEIDEEADDHE
- a CDS encoding DEAD/DEAH box helicase; its protein translation is MNKNTRYITNRLKLREPQAESLELFEQLCDRLELKKDINLEIEAAKVHYLCPTFKSFERDFPSICFALATGVGKTRLMGAFIAYLYYEKGIKNFFVMAPNLTIYNKLIKDFGDINNPKYVFRGLDAFVTPPRIIHGENYEYYRQQELGTSGITINVFNISKLNAETRSGREPRMKRLNEVLGDSYFNYLVELPDLVLLMDESHHYRADRGMAVINELKPVLGIEVTATPQVERSGRSIKFENVVYEYSLAHALEDGKFVKVPAVATRKNFDPEQYSDDELDRIKLIDGVRIHIETQAELEKYARENGRKIIKPFVLVVAKDTNHSGKLKDFICSDAFFKGYYKDKVLEIHSNQTGAEKDENIEQLLSLEEPDNKIEIVIHVNMLKEGWDVTNLYTIIPLRRSASETLTEQTIGRGLRLPYGERTGVDAVDRLNIVHHDKYDAIINAANDPNSIIRKLNIIEVDDSTTQDRKTIVELPSRVEETIGGYSFMEQIKLGIPDDAVPTDERKSEVAKTIAQTAYKTVMELNKHVKTFSDVKKPEYRNLIVAAVVQKTKESFPTVDFNDEVKKCIEKAVEEVTQLVTNIVIPVPRATVQQVLEIKEGYYDFDLDTRNLNYRPSDDTIIIKDLKDGKIAVINSDGSIGKEDTPENMIVQEIVMTKSDVDYEKNADLLFKLVGQAKAKFATYLNQDEIKKVMVTRKRDIAEFIYLQMREHFYKEETRFEASDMLPFTKIEVGFGEKYSADELYDFRTYVPAGEIRSRVFKGFKKSCHSLYKFDSSTEKQFAVILEDDDSVEKWMRPAKKQFNIWWDKYSRQQYEPDFVVETADCIYMIEIKMSGEIESEVVQLKAQAGKKYCAAATEFNAKHGGKPWKYLLIPHDVVKEGVFFNWLAKQFEV
- a CDS encoding DUF4268 domain-containing protein, with amino-acid sequence MYLIDKKNNRISKIEEKTFSELGFKEREHLQEWLANEPAIFGEDLLIIQKEFDGFSDTKERLDLLALDKDGNLVIIENKLDDSGRDVTWQALKYASYCSSLSKEEIRVIFQDYLTSCGSGETAEEKLCEFYGKEYDEISLNKGTGQRIILVAAKFRKEVTSTVLWLMNYNIRIQCFRVTPYKKDDKLFLDIEQIIPMKDAEDYVIKMAEKAQDDIMIENKLKSSDALRLEFWTALLKEMAKKSDLFKNISPKKDNWINAGSGISGVPFTFAISKAYARVELYIDTGDKTENKKLFDYLHQSKEAIETAFEEALTWERLDDKRASRISSSIDKNSYDRENWDFIIPELTERMVRFEKALRDYLKKYKK
- a CDS encoding DUF6884 domain-containing protein — protein: MRIALISCTSRKKAYKCPARDLYSESPRFRLAYALAKLVADNIFILSAKYGLVPEHMIIEPYNETLKEKSAQERREWGDMVLNELRKVSDLKRDEFIVLAGEVYQENLLPHLIHFWLPLKGKRQGEWIPELERLISLEKETEKVDVLHMIFNGLPRLDWTMIHRIPYRNGIYIMFEKGESYHGMDRIVRVGTHRGQDRLKKRLRDHFVKEDADGSIFRKNIGRAFLNMTSDPYLQVWEIDMHNSKNDRNYGHLINEELETELEAKISQYLRDNITFVCFPVDEEVERLRLEEGIIATLNRNPSFGPSNNWLGLKSPVPEIASSGLWNRQGLEGQPLSAEELGRVKWLARFGNDSYRNNTGSRARVQRAVNRVRTVGKPPDSGRKTADDVRQYIDKLFQEAKMRGEDYIDLVSGDIHKQLGMKNRMPQVCRIMYEKMIPGDEVLHTTPSGKSSTIKIRYNLSRGEWLCETNNE